A portion of the Burkholderia pseudomultivorans genome contains these proteins:
- the tssE gene encoding type VI secretion system baseplate subunit TssE, with protein MKRFEPSFLDKLFDDEPHLPASAAMRQLSLDELKNTVARDVEAILNTRIAHTESELAALPECQKSVLTYGLNDFAGLSLASHYDRAFICKSIQQAIARHEPRLQQVQVTFELNEQSTNALYFAIQALLVVHPAEEPVSFDAMLQPSTLQYSVTRARAARMP; from the coding sequence ATGAAACGCTTCGAGCCCAGTTTTCTCGACAAGCTGTTCGACGACGAACCGCACCTGCCGGCCTCGGCGGCGATGCGGCAATTGTCGCTGGACGAGCTGAAGAACACGGTCGCCCGCGACGTCGAGGCGATCCTCAATACCCGTATCGCGCACACCGAGTCCGAACTGGCCGCGCTGCCGGAGTGCCAGAAGTCGGTGCTGACCTACGGGCTGAACGATTTCGCCGGGCTGAGCCTCGCGAGCCACTACGATCGCGCGTTCATCTGCAAGTCGATCCAGCAGGCCATCGCGCGCCATGAGCCGCGGCTGCAGCAGGTGCAGGTGACGTTCGAGCTGAACGAGCAGTCGACCAACGCGCTCTATTTCGCGATCCAGGCGCTGCTCGTCGTGCACCCGGCAGAGGAGCCGGTCAGCTTCGACGCGATGCTGCAACCGTCGACACTGCAGTATTCGGTGACGCGCGCGCGCGCGGCGCGAATGCCGTAA
- the tssF gene encoding type VI secretion system baseplate subunit TssF yields MEELLPYYERELSFLRRYSRDFAERYPKIAARLALSGEHCEDPHVERMIESFALLGARINKKLDDDYPEFTEALLEVLYPHYLRPFPSCSIAQFAPAAPGQQTEPVVIRRGTELKSRPIRGVQCRFRTAYDVTLAPVRISEARYTPVALAPSATVLPSNATGVISITFESLAAQLDLGALKLPTLRAHLHGEQSFVAELTDCLFVNVLGAYVEPERNGRWTALRKLPIAQAGFDEDDALIDYPAKSHPAYRLLTEYFAFPDKFDFVDFDLAAIARAAGRCQRATLHLVLQDVRSDSHVARLLELLSASHFRLFCTPIVNLFRQHGEPIRITHRAVSYPVIAEARRAFAYEVYSIDSVKLVRQQAHEESVIEFRPFYSLHHGEAARIGHYWFARRNDWVAQKSPGYETEISIVDIDFEPTSPQTDTLSLDLTCTNRDLPAMLAFGLEGGDLFQEGGAQTSGIALLRRPTQSVRFERGRAAHWRLVSHLALNHVSLVAHGLAPLKEMLTLYDLRRTAVSTRQIDGLVSVEQRGAVQWLPGKPFATFVRGIEVRLTIDEEHFVGASLASFVRVLDSFFGLYVHLNSFVQLVVVSKRTGEEIIRCKPRTGESILA; encoded by the coding sequence ATGGAAGAATTGCTGCCGTACTACGAGCGCGAATTATCGTTTTTGCGGCGCTATTCGCGGGATTTCGCCGAACGTTATCCGAAGATCGCGGCGCGCCTCGCGCTGTCCGGCGAGCACTGCGAGGATCCGCACGTCGAGCGGATGATCGAGTCGTTCGCGCTGCTCGGCGCGCGCATCAACAAGAAGCTCGACGACGACTACCCCGAATTCACCGAAGCGCTGCTGGAGGTGCTGTATCCGCACTACCTGCGACCGTTTCCGTCCTGCTCGATCGCGCAGTTCGCACCGGCGGCGCCGGGCCAGCAGACCGAGCCGGTCGTGATCCGGCGCGGCACCGAGCTCAAGAGCCGCCCGATCCGCGGCGTGCAGTGCCGGTTCCGCACCGCGTACGACGTGACGCTCGCGCCCGTCCGCATCTCGGAAGCGCGCTACACGCCGGTCGCACTCGCGCCGAGCGCGACGGTGCTGCCGTCCAACGCGACCGGCGTGATCTCGATCACGTTCGAATCGCTCGCCGCGCAGCTCGATCTCGGCGCGCTGAAGCTGCCGACGCTGCGCGCGCACCTGCACGGCGAGCAGTCGTTCGTCGCCGAGCTGACCGACTGCCTGTTCGTCAACGTGCTCGGCGCGTATGTCGAGCCCGAGCGCAACGGCCGCTGGACCGCGCTGCGCAAGCTGCCGATCGCGCAGGCCGGCTTCGACGAGGACGACGCGCTGATCGACTATCCGGCGAAGTCGCACCCCGCATATCGCCTGCTCACCGAATACTTCGCGTTTCCCGACAAGTTCGACTTCGTCGACTTCGATCTCGCGGCGATCGCGCGCGCGGCGGGCCGCTGCCAGCGCGCGACGCTGCATCTCGTGCTGCAGGACGTGCGCAGCGACTCGCATGTCGCGCGGCTGCTCGAACTGCTGAGCGCGAGCCACTTCCGGCTGTTCTGCACGCCGATCGTGAACCTGTTCCGCCAGCACGGCGAGCCGATCCGCATCACGCATCGCGCGGTGTCGTATCCGGTGATCGCCGAGGCGAGGCGCGCGTTCGCATACGAGGTGTATTCGATCGACTCGGTGAAGCTGGTCCGGCAGCAGGCGCACGAGGAATCGGTGATCGAGTTCCGGCCGTTCTACTCGCTGCATCACGGCGAGGCGGCGCGGATCGGTCATTACTGGTTCGCGCGCCGCAACGACTGGGTCGCGCAGAAGAGCCCCGGCTATGAAACCGAGATCTCGATCGTCGACATCGACTTCGAGCCGACGTCGCCGCAGACCGACACGCTGAGCCTCGATCTCACCTGCACGAACCGCGACCTGCCGGCGATGCTCGCCTTCGGCCTCGAAGGCGGCGACCTGTTCCAGGAAGGCGGCGCGCAGACGAGCGGCATCGCACTGCTGCGCCGCCCGACGCAGAGCGTGCGCTTCGAGCGCGGCCGCGCCGCGCACTGGCGGCTCGTGTCGCACCTCGCGCTGAATCACGTGTCGCTGGTCGCGCACGGGCTCGCGCCGCTGAAGGAAATGCTGACGCTGTACGACCTGCGGCGCACCGCCGTGTCGACGCGCCAGATCGACGGGCTGGTCAGCGTCGAGCAGCGCGGCGCGGTGCAATGGCTGCCCGGCAAGCCGTTCGCGACCTTCGTGCGCGGCATCGAGGTGCGGCTGACGATCGACGAGGAACACTTCGTCGGCGCGAGTCTCGCCTCGTTCGTACGCGTGCTCGACAGCTTCTTCGGGCTGTACGTCCACCTCAACAGTTTCGTTCAACTAGTCGTCGTGTCGAAGCGCACCGGCGAGGAGATCATCCGATGCAAGCCCCGCACCGGCGAATCGATCCTGGCGTAG
- the tssG gene encoding type VI secretion system baseplate subunit TssG translates to MQAPHRRIDPGVVDALLDEPHRFEFFQAVRVLEGLFARQASDAPGAWRQGDVVAQRIEFRNTLSLGFPPSEIEGARSYGDDGTPLDSGEQREAALAAGELGHVELTPAFFGLLGGQGALPLHYTEQIVAREHLKRDHAARAFFDVFSNRATALFYAAWKKYRLPFHYELDRDERYLPLLLAIAGVPNDEVRDSLAAGVGGVLDEAVAGYALAARHRPMSAAYLQRTLSDYFRVPVKIDQFVGKWYDVPPDQLSVLGEVNAVLGATALVGERVWQRDMRARIVVGPLSKRDYEAFLPGGAQAVALERMLTLLAGVTLEYEVKLVLKRTEVGASVLGAGSRLGWDAFLCTRDAAEDRADARYELHVIH, encoded by the coding sequence ATGCAAGCCCCGCACCGGCGAATCGATCCTGGCGTAGTCGACGCGCTGCTCGACGAGCCGCACCGCTTCGAGTTCTTCCAGGCCGTGCGCGTGCTCGAAGGGCTGTTCGCGCGGCAGGCGTCGGATGCGCCCGGCGCGTGGCGGCAGGGCGACGTCGTCGCGCAGCGCATCGAATTCCGCAACACGCTGTCGCTCGGCTTTCCGCCGAGCGAAATCGAAGGCGCACGCTCGTATGGCGACGACGGCACGCCGCTCGACTCGGGCGAGCAGCGCGAAGCCGCGCTCGCGGCCGGCGAGCTCGGCCACGTCGAGCTGACGCCCGCGTTCTTCGGGCTGCTCGGCGGGCAGGGCGCGCTGCCGCTGCACTACACCGAGCAGATCGTCGCGCGCGAGCACCTGAAGCGCGATCATGCGGCGCGCGCGTTCTTCGACGTGTTCTCGAACCGCGCGACCGCGCTGTTCTATGCCGCGTGGAAGAAGTACCGGCTGCCGTTCCACTACGAGCTCGACCGCGACGAGCGCTATCTGCCGCTGCTGCTCGCGATCGCCGGCGTGCCGAACGACGAGGTGCGCGACAGTCTCGCGGCCGGGGTCGGCGGCGTGCTCGACGAGGCCGTCGCGGGCTACGCGCTGGCCGCGCGGCACCGGCCGATGTCGGCCGCGTACCTGCAGCGCACGCTGTCTGACTACTTCCGCGTGCCGGTGAAGATCGACCAGTTCGTCGGCAAGTGGTACGACGTGCCGCCCGACCAGCTGAGCGTGCTCGGCGAGGTCAATGCGGTGCTCGGCGCGACGGCGCTCGTCGGCGAGCGCGTGTGGCAGCGCGACATGCGCGCGCGGATCGTCGTCGGGCCGCTGTCCAAGCGCGACTACGAGGCGTTCCTGCCCGGCGGCGCGCAGGCCGTCGCGCTCGAACGGATGCTGACGCTGCTGGCCGGCGTCACGCTCGAATACGAGGTCAAGCTCGTGCTCAAGCGCACCGAGGTCGGCGCGAGCGTGCTCGGCGCCGGTTCGCGGCTCGGCTGGGACGCGTTCCTGTGCACGCGCGACGCCGCCGAGGATCGCGCGGATGCACGCTACGAGCTGCACGTGATTCACTGA
- the tssH gene encoding type VI secretion system ATPase TssH, with translation MSTPLKTLITKLNPLCRHATERAASACLARGHYEVDLEHLFLALLEEPAGDLPLALRASRIDPHALRADLERELTRLKTGNTRTPVFSVHLIALFEQAWLIASLDSQLGRIRSGHLLLALLTAPDLAQFAQRMSAQFADVNVTDLKHKFDEIVAGSSEAEPRQADAGDGDAAPAADGAAPAAGPSKTPALDTYTTNLTQRARDGKIDPVIGREAEIRQAIDILMRRRQNNPIMTGEAGVGKTAVVEGLALRIAADDVPPPLRGVALHVLDMGLLQAGASVKGEFENRLKSVIDEVKKSAHPIILFIDEAHTIIGAGGQAGQNDAANLLKPALARGELRTIAATTWSEYKKYFEKDAALARRFQVVKVEEPSEPLAAAMLRGMAGLMEKHFNVRILDDAITEAVRLSHRYISGRQLPDKAISVLDTACAKVALAHSATPAAIDDTKKRIERIDAEIASLEREAAGGAAHDERLGELRTERDAALEQLAKDEARYEAERAIVAEITELREALDHARGPSDDGQPVDVQATRDKLAERVAALHALQGGEPMVPLQVDGHVVAEIVAAWTGIPLGRMVKDEIDTVLNLQPLLAARVIGQDHALEAIAQRVRTASASLEDPNKPRGVFMFVGPSGVGKTETALALADILYGGERKMVTINMSEYQEAHSVSGLKGSPPGYVGYGEGGVLTEAVRRNPYSVVLLDEVEKAHPDVLEMFFQVFDKGMMDDAEGREIDFRNTLIILTSNVGSAAVMQACLNKPAEELPDPDALADALRPQLYKTFKPAFLGRMKVVPYYPISDDVLAEIIELKLERIRRRIEANHKAMFEWDESLVDAVLARCTEVDSGARNVDHILNGTLLPEIAGHVLGRIADGAAIARIAVRADEAGEFAYTVE, from the coding sequence ATGAGCACGCCCCTGAAGACCCTGATCACGAAACTGAATCCGCTGTGCCGGCATGCGACCGAGCGCGCGGCGAGCGCATGCCTGGCGCGCGGCCATTACGAGGTCGATCTGGAGCACCTGTTCCTCGCGCTGCTCGAGGAGCCGGCGGGCGACCTGCCGCTCGCGCTGCGTGCGAGCCGCATCGATCCGCACGCGCTGCGCGCCGACCTGGAACGCGAGCTGACGCGCCTGAAGACCGGCAACACGCGCACGCCGGTGTTCTCGGTGCACCTGATCGCGCTGTTCGAGCAGGCGTGGCTGATCGCGTCGCTCGATTCGCAGCTCGGCCGCATCCGTTCCGGGCATCTGCTGCTGGCGCTGCTGACGGCGCCCGATCTCGCGCAGTTCGCGCAGCGGATGTCCGCGCAGTTCGCGGACGTCAACGTGACGGACCTGAAGCACAAGTTCGACGAGATCGTTGCCGGCTCCAGCGAAGCGGAACCGCGCCAGGCCGATGCGGGCGACGGCGACGCCGCGCCCGCGGCCGACGGCGCCGCACCCGCGGCCGGACCGTCGAAGACGCCCGCGCTCGACACGTACACGACCAACCTCACGCAGCGCGCGCGCGACGGCAAGATCGATCCGGTGATCGGCCGCGAGGCGGAGATTCGCCAGGCGATCGACATCCTGATGCGGCGCCGCCAGAACAACCCGATCATGACCGGCGAGGCCGGCGTCGGCAAGACCGCCGTCGTCGAGGGCCTCGCGCTGCGGATCGCGGCCGACGACGTGCCGCCGCCGTTGCGCGGCGTCGCGCTGCACGTGCTCGACATGGGACTGCTGCAGGCCGGCGCGAGCGTGAAGGGCGAGTTCGAGAACCGGCTGAAGAGCGTGATCGACGAGGTCAAGAAGAGCGCGCACCCGATCATCCTGTTCATCGACGAGGCGCACACGATCATCGGCGCGGGCGGCCAGGCCGGCCAGAACGATGCGGCGAACCTGCTGAAGCCGGCGCTCGCGCGCGGCGAGCTGCGCACGATCGCCGCGACGACGTGGAGCGAATACAAGAAGTACTTCGAGAAGGATGCGGCGCTCGCGCGGCGCTTCCAGGTCGTGAAGGTCGAGGAGCCGAGCGAGCCGCTTGCGGCCGCCATGTTGCGCGGGATGGCCGGGCTGATGGAGAAGCACTTCAACGTGCGCATCCTCGACGATGCGATCACCGAAGCCGTGCGCCTGTCGCACCGCTACATCAGCGGCCGCCAGCTGCCGGACAAGGCGATCAGCGTGCTCGACACCGCGTGCGCGAAGGTCGCGCTCGCGCACAGCGCGACGCCGGCCGCGATCGACGATACGAAGAAGCGCATCGAGCGGATCGATGCGGAAATCGCCTCGCTCGAACGCGAGGCGGCCGGCGGCGCGGCGCACGACGAGCGGCTCGGCGAGCTGCGCACCGAGCGCGACGCGGCGCTCGAACAGCTGGCGAAGGACGAAGCGCGCTACGAAGCGGAGCGCGCGATCGTCGCCGAGATCACCGAACTGCGCGAAGCGCTCGACCATGCACGCGGCCCGTCCGACGACGGCCAGCCGGTCGACGTGCAGGCCACGCGCGACAAGCTCGCCGAGCGCGTCGCGGCGCTGCATGCGTTGCAGGGCGGCGAGCCGATGGTGCCGCTGCAGGTCGACGGCCATGTCGTCGCCGAGATCGTCGCCGCGTGGACGGGCATTCCGCTCGGCCGGATGGTGAAGGACGAGATCGACACCGTGCTGAACCTGCAGCCGCTGCTCGCCGCGCGCGTGATCGGCCAGGACCATGCGCTCGAGGCGATCGCCCAGCGCGTGCGTACGGCGTCCGCGAGCCTCGAGGATCCGAACAAGCCGCGCGGCGTGTTCATGTTCGTCGGGCCGTCGGGCGTCGGCAAGACCGAGACGGCGCTTGCGCTGGCCGACATCCTGTACGGCGGCGAGCGCAAGATGGTCACGATCAACATGAGCGAGTACCAGGAAGCGCACAGCGTGTCGGGCCTGAAGGGTTCGCCGCCGGGCTACGTCGGATACGGCGAGGGCGGCGTGCTGACCGAGGCCGTGCGCCGCAATCCGTATTCGGTCGTGCTGCTCGACGAGGTCGAGAAGGCGCACCCGGACGTGCTCGAGATGTTCTTCCAGGTGTTCGACAAGGGCATGATGGACGACGCCGAAGGGCGCGAGATCGACTTCCGCAACACGCTGATCATCCTGACGTCGAACGTCGGCTCGGCCGCGGTGATGCAGGCGTGCCTGAACAAGCCGGCGGAGGAACTGCCCGATCCGGACGCGCTCGCCGACGCGCTGCGCCCGCAGCTGTACAAGACCTTCAAGCCCGCGTTCCTCGGCCGGATGAAGGTGGTGCCGTACTACCCGATCTCCGACGACGTGCTGGCCGAGATCATCGAGCTGAAGCTCGAGCGGATCCGCCGCCGCATCGAAGCGAACCACAAGGCCATGTTCGAGTGGGACGAGTCGCTCGTCGATGCGGTGCTCGCGCGCTGCACCGAGGTCGATTCGGGCGCCCGCAACGTCGACCACATCCTGAACGGCACGCTGCTGCCGGAGATCGCGGGCCATGTGCTGGGCCGGATCGCCGACGGCGCGGCCATCGCGCGCATCGCGGTGCGCGCGGACGAGGCCGGCGAATTCGCGTATACCGTCGAATGA
- the tssA gene encoding type VI secretion system protein TssA — MPINLPELLTPVSDASPTGDDLLFSNEFDAIQEARRYDDPTLDQGEWVTEIKEADWGFVVDRASELLRTRTKDLRLAVWLTEALALEDGITGLTDGYALLEGLCREYWDTVHPLPEGDDIEYRLGNVAWLSGRTAELLRGIPMTDGASNAFTTLDWEVAQHVAQAIKRDPEHADDIARGKPSVDQIDASRRVTPIAFYTTLLANLKAFEFALDAFEETLVGRAGESAPSFRQARDAFETVYRLAERFAREQGYTGSAPHTQAAPQPERIEPSFGNPIQTEDTHVQPQPVPRAPVTQMIAGIQNRAQAVDQLRAVARYFRQTEPHSPVAYLADKAAEWADMPLHKWLESVVKDDGSLSHIRELLGVRPDEQS, encoded by the coding sequence ATGCCGATCAATCTTCCCGAGCTGCTGACGCCGGTCAGCGACGCGTCGCCCACCGGCGACGACCTGCTGTTCTCGAACGAATTCGACGCGATCCAGGAAGCGCGGCGCTACGACGACCCGACGCTCGACCAGGGCGAATGGGTGACCGAGATCAAGGAAGCCGACTGGGGCTTCGTCGTCGATCGCGCGAGCGAACTGCTGCGCACGCGCACCAAGGACCTGCGGCTCGCGGTGTGGCTGACCGAGGCGCTCGCGCTCGAGGACGGCATCACGGGCCTCACCGACGGCTATGCGCTGCTCGAAGGGCTGTGCCGCGAGTACTGGGACACCGTGCACCCGCTGCCGGAAGGCGACGACATCGAATACCGGCTCGGCAACGTCGCATGGCTGTCCGGCCGCACGGCCGAGCTGCTGCGCGGGATTCCGATGACGGACGGCGCGTCGAACGCGTTCACCACGCTCGACTGGGAAGTCGCGCAGCACGTCGCGCAGGCGATCAAGCGCGATCCCGAGCACGCGGACGACATCGCGCGCGGCAAGCCGTCGGTCGACCAGATCGACGCGTCGCGGCGCGTGACGCCGATCGCGTTCTACACGACGCTGCTCGCGAACCTGAAGGCGTTCGAGTTTGCGCTCGACGCGTTCGAGGAAACGCTGGTTGGTCGCGCGGGCGAGTCCGCGCCGAGCTTCCGGCAGGCGCGCGATGCGTTCGAGACCGTATACCGGCTCGCGGAGCGCTTTGCGCGCGAGCAGGGCTATACGGGCAGCGCGCCGCATACGCAGGCGGCGCCGCAGCCCGAGCGCATCGAGCCGAGTTTCGGTAACCCGATCCAGACGGAGGACACGCACGTGCAGCCGCAGCCCGTTCCACGCGCGCCGGTGACGCAGATGATCGCCGGCATCCAGAACCGCGCGCAGGCGGTCGACCAGCTGCGTGCGGTGGCGCGCTATTTCCGCCAGACCGAGCCGCACAGCCCGGTCGCGTATCTGGCCGACAAGGCCGCCGAGTGGGCCGACATGCCGCTGCACAAGTGGCTCGAGAGCGTCGTGAAGGACGACGGTTCGCTGTCGCATATTCGCGAGCTGCTGGGCGTGAGGCCGGACGAGCAGTCGTAA
- a CDS encoding OmpA family protein translates to MHQMTHARCTLGAALLAAGLVASGASFAQNTGATVTPVGNGTVATAALPANANPGAVQPAAGSVVHGTAGTAGTITPPPANATPGQVVVGGKVPDEATKAAVLQKLRDTYGAANVVDQIEVGDVATPPNWSANVQKLLGPQLKQISKGQLKINGTQIEMKGEVHNEAQRQQLASDMANTLNPTYTIRNGLRVSASEQGLLDQTLANRTIEFETGSATLTPQGKQILDQMAAALAKMPNRTVDIIGHTDNSGNRTSNIALSQARADAVKGYLITKSIAPQQMTTTGVGPDQPIAPNDTAEGRARNRRIEFRVGQ, encoded by the coding sequence ATGCACCAGATGACTCACGCCCGGTGCACGCTGGGCGCCGCCCTCCTCGCTGCCGGGCTCGTCGCGAGCGGCGCGAGCTTCGCGCAGAACACGGGCGCGACCGTGACGCCGGTCGGCAACGGCACGGTCGCGACGGCCGCGCTGCCCGCCAACGCGAATCCCGGCGCGGTGCAGCCGGCCGCCGGCTCGGTCGTGCACGGCACGGCCGGCACCGCGGGCACGATCACGCCGCCGCCGGCGAACGCGACGCCCGGCCAGGTGGTCGTCGGCGGCAAGGTGCCCGACGAGGCGACCAAGGCCGCCGTGCTGCAGAAGCTGCGCGACACCTACGGCGCGGCGAACGTGGTCGACCAGATCGAGGTCGGCGACGTCGCGACGCCGCCGAACTGGAGCGCTAACGTGCAGAAGCTGCTCGGGCCGCAGCTCAAGCAGATCAGCAAGGGACAGCTGAAGATCAACGGCACGCAGATCGAGATGAAGGGCGAGGTGCACAACGAGGCGCAGCGCCAGCAGCTCGCGAGCGACATGGCGAACACGCTGAACCCGACCTACACGATCCGCAACGGGCTGCGCGTGTCGGCGTCCGAGCAGGGCCTGCTCGACCAGACGCTCGCGAACCGGACGATCGAATTCGAGACCGGCAGCGCGACGCTGACGCCACAGGGCAAGCAGATTCTCGACCAGATGGCGGCCGCGCTCGCGAAGATGCCGAACCGCACGGTCGACATCATCGGACACACCGACAACTCGGGGAACCGCACGTCGAACATCGCGCTGAGCCAGGCGCGCGCGGATGCGGTGAAGGGTTATCTGATCACGAAGAGCATCGCGCCGCAGCAGATGACGACGACGGGCGTCGGGCCGGATCAGCCGATCGCACCGAACGATACGGCCGAAGGGCGCGCGCGGAACCGGCGGATCGAGTTCCGGGTGGGGCAGTAG
- the tagF gene encoding type VI secretion system-associated protein TagF codes for MTQTVQAQVAYFGKIPSRGDFVKSAHNPQLLQTLDRWIAQALELLAEDPRWKLVYEDAKPMHFAFLGSRSKLAIAGHMVASHDVSMRRFPFLGATALEVDRPLAFLARSPLAFARLWSRIAAQMPALLGKDEPPGALQALGDTQVPIDIGGPGTSHDGTFNDFVEHQSLYGLQQMLLESGHPVRLRGAMLALGSLLRPVMQSGSSHIERGLTLPLPVDPFYRSLVAAFWLELIAPFVAQADFELAIFIGSIAERERLIIGFNGASAKTLLSVVDPQTYAAHNIDIDDPEWIDAHAQNDQQISKLVSYLDQPQLSLRVAIDAFREAFIGG; via the coding sequence ATGACGCAAACCGTTCAGGCGCAAGTCGCCTACTTCGGCAAGATTCCTTCGCGCGGCGACTTCGTGAAGAGCGCGCACAATCCGCAGCTGCTGCAGACGCTCGACCGCTGGATCGCGCAGGCGCTCGAACTGCTCGCGGAAGACCCGCGCTGGAAGCTCGTCTACGAGGATGCGAAGCCGATGCACTTCGCGTTCCTCGGCTCGCGCAGCAAGCTCGCGATTGCCGGGCACATGGTCGCGAGCCACGACGTGTCGATGCGCCGCTTCCCGTTCCTCGGCGCGACCGCGCTCGAAGTCGACCGGCCGCTCGCGTTCCTCGCGCGCAGCCCGCTCGCGTTCGCGCGGCTGTGGTCGCGCATCGCCGCGCAGATGCCGGCGCTGCTCGGCAAGGACGAGCCGCCCGGCGCGCTGCAGGCGCTCGGCGACACGCAGGTGCCGATCGACATCGGCGGCCCCGGCACGTCGCATGACGGCACCTTCAACGATTTCGTCGAACACCAGTCGCTGTACGGCCTGCAGCAGATGCTGCTCGAGAGCGGTCACCCGGTGCGGCTGCGCGGCGCGATGCTCGCGCTCGGCTCGCTGCTGCGCCCGGTGATGCAGAGCGGCTCGTCGCACATCGAGCGCGGCCTGACGCTGCCGCTGCCGGTCGATCCGTTCTACCGCAGCCTGGTCGCCGCGTTCTGGCTCGAACTGATCGCCCCGTTCGTCGCGCAGGCCGACTTCGAGCTCGCGATCTTCATCGGCTCGATCGCCGAGCGCGAGCGGCTCATCATCGGCTTCAACGGCGCGTCGGCGAAGACGCTGCTGAGCGTCGTCGACCCGCAGACCTACGCCGCCCACAACATCGACATCGACGATCCCGAGTGGATCGACGCCCATGCGCAAAACGATCAGCAGATCAGCAAGCTCGTCAGCTACCTCGACCAACCGCAACTGTCGCTGCGCGTCGCAATCGACGCGTTCCGCGAAGCGTTCATCGGAGGCTGA